A single region of the Salipaludibacillus sp. LMS25 genome encodes:
- the spoIIIAF gene encoding stage III sporulation protein AF → MGLVISWITNIILLILFATVLELLLPNASTHRYIKLVIGLMLLLILLQPVLSLFKMDTENVISQMEKWSQTINADMEKIDDLEKSDIESVSLAYISEQVAVQLKKQANPKLIEEYGKTITDVHVTFHSLHEPADKENFSGIEVTIAPAGTSEESVKDEGDDEDIHIAKIEIENESPEEIDTEEGEGTRDMRSRLSYLWEVPEDLIILYEEGGDKE, encoded by the coding sequence GTGGGGCTAGTGATTAGCTGGATCACAAATATTATATTGCTTATATTATTCGCCACGGTCCTTGAACTCTTATTACCTAATGCTTCAACTCACCGGTATATCAAGTTAGTTATTGGGCTCATGTTACTGCTCATTTTGCTTCAGCCAGTCCTATCACTTTTTAAAATGGATACTGAAAATGTTATCAGTCAAATGGAAAAATGGAGTCAAACAATTAACGCGGATATGGAAAAAATAGATGACCTAGAAAAATCAGATATAGAATCCGTTTCTCTTGCATATATTTCTGAACAAGTGGCTGTCCAATTAAAAAAACAAGCCAATCCTAAGCTGATTGAGGAATATGGAAAGACGATAACCGATGTACACGTCACATTTCATTCTCTTCATGAACCTGCAGATAAAGAGAACTTTTCAGGCATTGAAGTAACCATTGCGCCAGCTGGGACTAGTGAGGAAAGTGTTAAGGACGAAGGGGATGATGAAGATATTCATATTGCCAAAATCGAGATTGAAAATGAGTCACCAGAAGAAATTGACACAGAAGAAGGGGAGGGAACAAGAGATATGAGGAGTCGCTTGTCATACTTATGGGAAGTCCCTGAAGATCTCATAATACTTTATGAAGAAGGTGGGGATAAGGAATGA
- a CDS encoding polyprenyl synthetase family protein — protein sequence MEAQMEKFLAQEKVAIDEKLTEHITQLNAPESLKDSMTYSLKAGGKRIRPILLLATLKGFGKDLNKGYDIACAIEMIHTYSLIHDDLPAMDDDDLRRGQPTNHKVFGEALAILAGDGLLTYSFTIVSQLQNVEDHIKIELVQKISQAAGPKGMVAGQVADMEAEGRDLDLEELQEIHHRKTGDLLSLSLECGALLAEASQEEMHILTRFGKHIGLAFQIKDDLLDVEGDENVLGKRVGSDATNEKNTYPKILGVEKAKETLTYHLNEAHKLLAQVDMDQTLLRQLTNYIGERIN from the coding sequence ATGGAAGCACAGATGGAGAAATTCTTAGCTCAGGAAAAAGTGGCTATCGATGAAAAACTGACTGAACACATAACCCAACTCAATGCTCCTGAATCACTAAAAGACTCGATGACTTACTCTTTGAAAGCAGGTGGTAAACGAATTCGTCCCATTTTATTACTAGCCACTCTTAAAGGATTTGGCAAAGATTTAAATAAAGGATATGATATTGCCTGTGCGATTGAGATGATCCATACCTATTCATTAATTCATGATGACTTGCCAGCGATGGACGACGATGATTTACGACGAGGACAGCCAACAAACCATAAGGTCTTTGGAGAGGCCCTTGCTATCCTCGCAGGAGATGGGTTACTGACATACAGTTTTACAATTGTTTCTCAACTTCAAAATGTAGAAGATCACATTAAAATTGAGCTTGTTCAAAAAATATCTCAAGCGGCAGGTCCTAAAGGCATGGTTGCCGGCCAAGTTGCTGATATGGAAGCGGAGGGCCGAGATTTAGATTTAGAAGAATTACAAGAAATTCATCATCGGAAAACGGGTGATCTTCTCTCGCTATCACTAGAGTGTGGTGCTCTATTAGCTGAAGCGTCACAAGAGGAAATGCATATATTAACACGATTTGGGAAACATATAGGATTAGCTTTTCAAATAAAAGATGATTTACTGGACGTGGAAGGAGACGAAAATGTCTTAGGTAAACGAGTGGGTAGTGATGCCACTAATGAAAAAAATACGTATCCTAAAATTCTTGGAGTGGAAAAGGCAAAAGAAACATTGACCTATCACTTAAACGAAGCACATAAGTTATTAGCACAGGTAGATATGGATCAAACACTTTTACGCCAATTGACGAACTATATAGGAGAAAGAATAAATTGA
- the spoIIIAG gene encoding stage III sporulation protein AG, whose protein sequence is MTRKRWETSIFQTFSLKNKGKKNRLIYLLGLLLIGVALMIIGSIFNQEEAYEPTLTMSEPDEERREEVTTFKSDETSEESPEKEEYEAYYEKELSHALEEIVGVSNVTVMVNTSGTSRHIYQTNDSKKEQLTEETDSEGGSRKVTDSSSDENVVIVRRGENEEPLLIESQKPDISGVLVVANGVDNIQVKTWVVEAVSRVLDIPSHRVSVMPRKQKEDAS, encoded by the coding sequence ATGACTCGAAAACGTTGGGAGACATCTATATTCCAGACCTTTTCATTAAAAAATAAAGGAAAAAAAAACCGTTTGATATATTTACTAGGCTTATTACTTATCGGAGTCGCCTTAATGATAATAGGAAGTATTTTTAACCAAGAAGAAGCTTATGAGCCAACACTCACTATGAGCGAACCAGATGAAGAAAGAAGGGAGGAAGTCACCACCTTTAAATCGGATGAAACGAGTGAAGAATCGCCTGAAAAAGAAGAATACGAGGCGTATTATGAAAAAGAATTATCGCATGCTTTAGAAGAGATTGTCGGTGTCTCAAATGTAACGGTGATGGTAAATACCTCAGGTACAAGCAGACATATTTATCAAACAAACGATTCAAAAAAAGAACAGCTCACAGAAGAAACAGATAGTGAAGGTGGTAGTCGTAAAGTGACTGATAGTTCTAGTGATGAAAATGTCGTGATCGTAAGAAGAGGAGAAAATGAAGAGCCATTACTCATTGAGTCACAAAAGCCGGACATAAGCGGTGTATTGGTCGTGGCAAATGGAGTTGATAACATCCAAGTGAAAACATGGGTTGTTGAGGCAGTTAGCAGGGTGCTTGATATTCCTTCACACAGAGTGTCGGTAATGCCAAGAAAACAAAAGGAGGATGCTTCATGA
- the spoIIIAD gene encoding stage III sporulation protein AD: MEIIQIVGLGMITTFLALVIKEQKPIFAFLLTIFTGVIIFAFLIDKIALLIEMIETLATEADINLVYVQTIFKIIGIAYIAEFGAQIARDAGQGSVASKIEMAGKVLIMIMAIPIISVIIETVLTLIPAAMGDVG, from the coding sequence ATGGAGATTATCCAGATTGTCGGTTTAGGAATGATTACAACGTTCCTAGCTCTTGTTATTAAAGAGCAAAAGCCGATCTTTGCCTTTCTTCTTACTATTTTTACTGGTGTTATTATTTTTGCCTTTTTAATAGATAAAATTGCTCTTTTAATTGAAATGATTGAAACATTAGCTACAGAAGCTGATATTAACCTTGTTTATGTACAGACAATCTTTAAAATTATTGGGATTGCTTATATTGCAGAATTTGGTGCGCAAATTGCGAGAGATGCTGGGCAGGGCTCAGTAGCCTCTAAAATTGAAATGGCTGGAAAAGTTCTCATTATGATTATGGCAATCCCTATTATCTCCGTCATTATAGAGACCGTGTTAACACTCATTCCGGCTGCGATGGGGGATGTAGGATGA
- the spoIIIAB gene encoding stage III sporulation protein SpoIIIAB encodes MMWLGAAIIILTSTGAGWEMSKKLERRTILLRHMKVALETLDTEVAFAMMPLWEAFEQIAKQLPAPAKGFLYRVSTRLRENEESAQQAWEEELNRWKNEVDLDAKDIDILKQFGQTLGRQDIEGQRKQIQLTQAYLNTMEQTALETQKKYESMYRSLGLLGGLLLVIMLL; translated from the coding sequence ATGATGTGGTTAGGAGCGGCTATTATCATCCTTACGTCTACGGGTGCAGGATGGGAAATGTCAAAAAAGTTAGAAAGGCGAACGATCTTGCTACGTCATATGAAAGTGGCTCTTGAAACTCTCGATACAGAAGTGGCTTTTGCCATGATGCCATTATGGGAGGCGTTTGAACAAATAGCAAAGCAATTGCCTGCTCCTGCTAAAGGTTTCTTATATAGGGTTTCAACGCGTTTAAGAGAGAATGAAGAATCTGCACAACAGGCATGGGAAGAAGAATTGAATAGGTGGAAAAACGAGGTTGACCTTGATGCAAAAGACATTGATATTCTTAAACAATTTGGGCAAACGTTAGGACGGCAAGATATTGAAGGGCAGCGTAAACAAATTCAATTAACTCAAGCATATTTAAATACAATGGAACAGACAGCTTTGGAAACGCAAAAAAAATATGAATCTATGTACCGTAGTTTAGGCCTTTTAGGAGGTTTATTATTAGTGATTATGCTTCTTTAA
- the spoIIIAC gene encoding stage III sporulation protein AC → MNYDVGLIFQIAGVGIVVAMIHTVLKQMGKEEIANWVTLIAFVVVLYMVATVIDDLFQKIRSVFLFQS, encoded by the coding sequence TTGAATTATGACGTAGGATTAATTTTTCAAATAGCCGGTGTCGGAATCGTTGTGGCGATGATCCATACTGTTTTAAAACAAATGGGAAAAGAAGAAATTGCTAATTGGGTAACACTCATTGCCTTTGTTGTTGTTTTGTACATGGTCGCGACAGTCATTGATGATCTATTTCAAAAAATTAGAAGTGTCTTTTTGTTTCAAAGCTGA
- the xseA gene encoding exodeoxyribonuclease VII large subunit has translation MKGDFLSVSDLTKIIKQRLDTESALQNVWLRAEISNFKRHSRGHMYFTLKDNNSRVQSVMFAGNNRYLKFLPEDGMRVLIRGDISVYEPYGQYQLYVKEMQPDGIGNLYLAFEKLKQKLEMAGYFRETRKKPIPKMPRSIAVITSPTGAAVRDIMTTLTRRYPLAKVTLLPVLVQGPDAPSSIARAIKQANEAFDFDVIIAGRGGGSLEELWAFNEELVAEAIYQSDIPLISAVGHETDVTISDFVADLRAPTPTAAAELAVPDAEDLTTNVIERKRRLTRAMKHLISQEKEKLAYLTRSYAFRYPKQLLLQKEQDLDRMKEKLVRESQRVFEKKSDSQQKLNQRLALLHPQEKIKKESDRLSQNNIALKRYMTEVVKERRHKLSLQMSKLDLLSPLKMMDRGYSLVYSEDNSLVKSIAQAPVSSPITVQLKDGKLKCQVQKQVKDNNDG, from the coding sequence ATGAAAGGAGATTTTCTCTCAGTTAGTGATCTAACAAAGATTATTAAACAGCGTCTTGATACAGAATCCGCTCTCCAAAATGTTTGGTTAAGAGCGGAAATTTCCAATTTTAAACGGCATAGCCGAGGACATATGTATTTTACGCTAAAGGATAACAACTCACGGGTTCAATCCGTTATGTTTGCAGGAAATAACCGTTATCTCAAATTTTTACCTGAAGATGGTATGCGTGTTCTTATTAGAGGGGACATCTCAGTATATGAGCCTTATGGTCAATACCAATTATACGTCAAGGAAATGCAACCTGATGGTATCGGTAATTTATATCTTGCTTTTGAAAAGTTAAAACAGAAGTTAGAGATGGCAGGCTATTTTAGAGAAACGAGAAAAAAACCGATTCCAAAAATGCCGCGGTCTATAGCTGTTATAACCTCACCAACAGGTGCAGCTGTAAGAGATATTATGACGACATTAACAAGGCGATATCCGTTAGCCAAAGTGACATTGTTACCTGTTCTTGTTCAGGGACCAGATGCCCCAAGTTCTATAGCAAGAGCGATCAAGCAGGCGAATGAAGCATTTGACTTTGATGTGATTATTGCAGGAAGAGGCGGTGGCTCTCTAGAAGAATTATGGGCATTTAATGAAGAACTTGTGGCTGAAGCCATCTATCAATCTGATATCCCACTTATTTCAGCCGTTGGACATGAAACAGATGTGACGATTAGTGACTTTGTTGCCGATTTACGAGCACCTACCCCTACAGCCGCTGCTGAATTAGCGGTGCCAGATGCAGAAGATCTAACCACTAACGTTATAGAACGAAAACGGCGGTTAACAAGAGCTATGAAACATTTAATTAGTCAAGAAAAAGAGAAGCTCGCCTATTTAACACGTTCTTACGCATTTCGTTACCCTAAGCAGCTGCTTCTTCAAAAAGAGCAGGATCTAGATCGAATGAAAGAAAAGCTTGTAAGAGAATCACAGAGAGTTTTTGAAAAGAAATCTGACAGTCAACAAAAATTGAACCAACGACTCGCTTTGCTTCACCCTCAGGAAAAAATTAAAAAAGAATCTGACAGGCTATCACAAAATAACATAGCGCTTAAACGATACATGACTGAAGTAGTGAAAGAACGACGGCACAAACTTTCTCTGCAAATGTCAAAGTTAGACTTACTCAGTCCATTAAAAATGATGGATAGAGGATACAGTCTTGTATATAGCGAAGATAACTCCCTTGTTAAATCTATCGCTCAAGCACCTGTTTCTTCACCAATAACAGTGCAATTAAAAGATGGAAAACTGAAGTGCCAAGTGCAAAAGCAAGTAAAGGACAACAATGACGGATGA
- the nusB gene encoding transcription antitermination factor NusB, whose amino-acid sequence MNRRLARIRTVQALYQIEMTDTDPSEAMASVLQDNEVPDDFFQGLVNGTVSHLQEIDSLLTDALEHWSITRISRVDRAILRLAVYEMKYETDIPVNVSINEAIDLAKGFAGEEESGKFANGVLSKIAETLQQ is encoded by the coding sequence ATGAATCGCAGATTAGCTAGAATTAGAACGGTACAAGCATTATATCAAATTGAGATGACCGACACAGACCCGTCTGAAGCGATGGCATCCGTCTTACAAGATAATGAAGTTCCAGATGATTTTTTTCAGGGGCTTGTTAATGGGACAGTGTCACACTTGCAGGAGATAGATAGTCTTTTAACTGATGCCCTTGAGCATTGGTCCATTACTCGTATTTCCCGTGTAGATCGGGCGATTTTACGCCTGGCTGTGTACGAAATGAAATACGAAACGGACATTCCTGTTAATGTTTCCATAAATGAAGCCATTGATTTAGCTAAAGGCTTTGCAGGAGAGGAAGAATCGGGGAAATTTGCCAATGGTGTCTTGTCTAAAATTGCTGAGACACTTCAACAATAA
- a CDS encoding exodeoxyribonuclease VII small subunit → MAKNNESHTFEESMEALENLVEKLEKGDVPLEEAITMFQEGMTLSKECHDRLQKVEKQMAEVLSEDGEISNFQVEEES, encoded by the coding sequence ATGGCGAAAAATAACGAGTCGCACACATTTGAGGAATCAATGGAAGCATTAGAAAACTTAGTGGAAAAATTAGAAAAAGGTGATGTTCCTCTCGAAGAAGCCATCACTATGTTTCAAGAAGGTATGACATTATCAAAAGAATGTCACGATCGCTTGCAAAAAGTAGAAAAGCAAATGGCTGAAGTTTTATCTGAGGATGGCGAAATTAGCAACTTCCAAGTAGAAGAGGAGTCTTGA
- the folD gene encoding bifunctional methylenetetrahydrofolate dehydrogenase/methenyltetrahydrofolate cyclohydrolase FolD: MSAIIISGKELAQEKRRSMKLKTEELKQKGMVPGLAVILAGEDPASQSYVRAKERACKEIGIHSELDEVPATISENELLQKIAELNEADHIHGILVQLPLPDHISEEKVIEAIDPAKDVDGFHPINIGRMMIGQEAFLPCTPFGIVEMIKSKNIELQGKHVVIIGRSNIVGKPVGQLLLNEHATVTYCHSRTKNMSDYTQKADILVVAVGRPLMINADHMKEGAVVIDVGVNRNEEGKLVGDVDFESAKEKASYITPVPGGVGPMTITMLLHNTILSAERHLKEGN; this comes from the coding sequence ATGAGTGCTATCATTATTTCTGGAAAAGAATTAGCTCAGGAAAAAAGACGAAGTATGAAACTAAAAACAGAGGAATTAAAACAAAAAGGAATGGTTCCTGGCTTAGCCGTCATACTTGCAGGAGAAGACCCTGCGTCCCAATCATATGTGAGAGCGAAAGAACGAGCATGCAAAGAGATCGGAATTCATTCCGAACTTGATGAAGTACCTGCCACAATTTCTGAGAACGAGCTCTTACAAAAAATTGCTGAGTTAAACGAAGCTGATCATATTCACGGGATTCTTGTTCAATTACCGCTACCTGACCACATCTCTGAAGAGAAAGTCATTGAAGCCATTGATCCAGCAAAAGATGTGGATGGTTTTCACCCGATTAATATAGGCCGGATGATGATCGGTCAAGAAGCTTTTTTACCTTGTACCCCATTTGGGATCGTAGAAATGATTAAATCAAAAAATATTGAACTTCAAGGAAAGCATGTTGTGATTATTGGGCGCAGTAACATTGTTGGAAAACCGGTAGGACAATTGTTATTAAATGAACATGCCACAGTCACCTACTGTCACTCCCGTACTAAAAATATGTCAGACTATACACAAAAAGCAGATATTTTAGTCGTGGCAGTAGGACGTCCGTTAATGATAAATGCAGACCATATGAAAGAAGGAGCAGTTGTCATTGATGTAGGTGTAAATCGTAACGAAGAGGGAAAATTAGTGGGAGATGTGGACTTTGAATCTGCAAAAGAAAAAGCCTCATACATAACACCTGTCCCAGGGGGGGTAGGCCCCATGACAATCACGATGTTGTTGCATAATACGATCCTTTCTGCTGAAAGACATTTAAAAGAGGGGAACTAA
- the accC gene encoding acetyl-CoA carboxylase biotin carboxylase subunit: MLKKVLIANRGEIAVRIIRACKELNIQTVAVYSEADNDALHVRLADEAYCIGPVSSADSYLNFTNIMSVATLTEVDGIHPGYGFLAENADFAEICAACNITFIGPSPWAISQMGAKDVARTTMKKAGVPVVPGSEGIVETIEDGVSVAETIGYPVIIKATAGGGGKGIRVAHNEKELRKGISITQQEAQANFGNPGVYLEKYIEDFRHVEIQVLADNHGNTIHLGERDCTIQRRLQKLVEESPSPALNERVRAKMGEAAVKAAEAVSYAGAGTIEFIYDHNTEEFYFMEMNTRIQVEHPVTEMVTGIDLIKEQLLVASGEKLSYTQEEVTFEGWAIECRINAENPDKNFMPSPGKIDMYLPPGGLGVRVDSGAFPGYTITPYYDSMVAKVITYGKDRTEAISKMKRALDEFVIDGVHTTIPFHRRLFEHDVFVSGNFNTKFLETYSLKSEDDE, translated from the coding sequence ATGTTAAAAAAAGTTCTGATTGCAAACCGTGGAGAAATAGCGGTTAGGATTATTAGAGCGTGTAAAGAATTAAATATTCAAACTGTTGCAGTCTATTCAGAGGCTGATAATGATGCCTTACACGTTCGTCTTGCAGATGAAGCTTACTGCATTGGTCCCGTTTCTTCCGCAGACAGTTACCTTAATTTCACAAATATAATGAGCGTAGCCACGTTAACAGAAGTAGATGGTATTCATCCTGGATACGGCTTCTTAGCAGAAAATGCTGACTTCGCTGAGATTTGCGCTGCATGTAATATTACCTTTATCGGACCGAGTCCATGGGCGATAAGCCAAATGGGGGCAAAAGATGTGGCAAGAACGACGATGAAAAAAGCGGGTGTTCCCGTTGTTCCTGGTTCTGAAGGAATTGTGGAAACAATAGAAGATGGCGTGTCTGTCGCTGAAACAATTGGCTATCCCGTGATTATTAAGGCAACAGCAGGTGGTGGTGGTAAAGGAATACGTGTGGCTCATAATGAAAAAGAGCTTAGGAAAGGTATTTCTATCACTCAACAAGAAGCGCAGGCAAACTTCGGAAACCCGGGAGTGTACTTGGAAAAATACATAGAAGACTTCCGCCATGTTGAAATTCAAGTACTCGCCGATAATCATGGGAACACGATTCACCTAGGTGAGCGTGACTGTACCATTCAACGGCGATTGCAAAAACTTGTGGAAGAATCTCCATCACCTGCTTTAAATGAACGTGTGAGAGCTAAAATGGGAGAAGCAGCAGTTAAAGCAGCAGAAGCTGTGAGCTATGCTGGAGCAGGAACCATTGAGTTTATATATGATCATAACACAGAAGAATTTTATTTTATGGAAATGAATACGCGCATTCAAGTGGAGCATCCTGTGACCGAAATGGTAACAGGGATAGATCTTATTAAGGAACAACTTTTAGTTGCATCAGGTGAAAAGCTTTCCTATACTCAAGAGGAGGTTACTTTTGAAGGATGGGCGATTGAATGCCGTATTAATGCAGAGAATCCTGACAAAAATTTCATGCCTTCCCCAGGTAAGATTGACATGTACCTTCCGCCTGGCGGACTGGGTGTTAGAGTGGATAGCGGTGCATTTCCAGGGTATACCATTACGCCCTACTATGATTCCATGGTTGCAAAAGTCATCACTTATGGCAAGGACCGTACTGAAGCTATCTCTAAAATGAAAAGAGCTCTCGATGAATTTGTCATAGACGGCGTGCATACAACCATTCCATTCCATCGTCGCCTTTTTGAACACGACGTTTTTGTTAGTGGGAATTTTAATACGAAGTTTTTAGAAACGTATTCTTTAAAATCAGAAGATGACGAATGA
- the spoIIIAE gene encoding stage III sporulation protein AE yields the protein MKRITIVCFFLSFFFTFTGTSLAEEEDLLSDEGLMEEQINKLDLEEIGDFWDVVRHEYDGFLPETQKKEFTELFRSDGHFSITEWLKSFLTYFFHEIITHGRLMGTLILLTVFSLILVHLQQAFEKHTISKVAYAVTYMVLMIIALNSFYVAVELTESTISTMSHFMTALIPLILVLMATVGSITSVSLFHPIIMFIVHTSGLFVQYFILPLLLLSTILSIVSTMTDHYKVSKLANLLRTIAVGSLGIFLTVFLGVMSVQGAAAAVTDGIAVRTAKFVTGNFIPVVGRMFTDAADTVMGASLLLKNTIGILGLLILLIVCTFPALKVLAISVIYSFASAILQPLGGGPVIECLAIIGKNILFVFATLAAVSLMFFLSISIMIISGNLSIMLR from the coding sequence ATGAAACGGATAACGATTGTATGCTTTTTCCTTTCTTTTTTTTTCACTTTTACAGGGACGAGCCTTGCTGAAGAGGAAGATTTATTGAGTGACGAAGGCTTAATGGAGGAGCAAATTAATAAGTTAGATTTAGAAGAAATTGGTGATTTTTGGGATGTTGTACGTCATGAGTATGATGGTTTTCTTCCCGAAACTCAAAAAAAAGAATTTACAGAACTTTTTAGGAGCGATGGTCATTTTTCTATCACGGAATGGTTAAAAAGCTTTTTAACTTATTTTTTTCATGAAATTATTACGCACGGTCGTTTAATGGGAACATTAATTTTACTAACTGTCTTTAGCTTAATACTCGTTCACCTTCAACAAGCATTTGAAAAGCATACGATTAGTAAAGTGGCTTACGCAGTAACATATATGGTTTTAATGATTATTGCCCTTAATAGCTTTTATGTGGCCGTTGAGCTTACGGAATCAACTATTTCAACAATGAGTCATTTCATGACAGCTCTTATTCCGTTAATACTCGTGCTGATGGCAACAGTAGGCAGTATCACCTCTGTGTCTCTTTTCCATCCTATCATTATGTTTATTGTTCATACAAGCGGGTTGTTCGTCCAATATTTTATCCTGCCTCTTTTATTACTCTCTACAATCTTATCTATCGTAAGTACGATGACGGATCATTATAAAGTATCGAAACTAGCTAATTTATTACGAACTATCGCTGTAGGCAGCTTAGGGATTTTCTTAACCGTTTTTTTAGGTGTTATGTCTGTTCAAGGGGCAGCAGCAGCAGTAACTGATGGCATTGCGGTACGGACTGCCAAATTTGTCACAGGGAACTTTATCCCGGTAGTTGGGAGAATGTTCACAGATGCGGCTGATACCGTCATGGGTGCTTCATTGCTTTTAAAAAATACAATCGGTATTTTAGGCTTGTTGATTTTGCTTATTGTATGTACGTTTCCTGCATTAAAAGTGTTGGCTATCTCCGTCATCTATTCGTTTGCATCAGCAATCTTGCAGCCATTAGGAGGCGGTCCTGTCATCGAGTGTTTGGCTATTATCGGTAAAAATATTTTGTTCGTCTTTGCTACTTTGGCGGCCGTTTCTCTTATGTTTTTTCTCTCGATTTCAATAATGATTATTTCTGGTAACTTGTCGATTATGCTTAGATGA
- the accB gene encoding acetyl-CoA carboxylase biotin carboxyl carrier protein: MLNIEEIRELIKVIDETSIDEFKYEHSGVKVTMKKNSGANASYSTQPVTSREPQGVEVLPQHNETPDEKQSEGVTSTSNDSPEAEAVSSAGLHTITSPMVGTFYNSPSPDSDPYVKKGDRIGSDSVVCIVEAMKLMNEIEAEVKGEIVEVLVENGQLVEYGQELFLVKPE; encoded by the coding sequence ATGTTAAATATTGAAGAAATACGTGAACTAATCAAGGTAATTGATGAGACAAGTATTGATGAATTTAAATATGAACATAGCGGCGTCAAAGTAACGATGAAAAAAAATAGTGGAGCGAACGCAAGCTATTCGACTCAACCAGTAACTTCACGTGAACCTCAAGGAGTAGAGGTACTACCGCAACACAATGAGACTCCTGATGAAAAACAAAGTGAAGGTGTAACAAGCACAAGCAATGACTCGCCAGAAGCTGAAGCTGTTTCAAGTGCAGGCTTACATACCATAACCTCACCGATGGTAGGGACATTTTACAATTCACCATCTCCAGATTCCGATCCGTATGTGAAAAAAGGAGATCGTATTGGCAGTGATTCAGTCGTGTGTATCGTTGAAGCGATGAAGTTAATGAATGAGATTGAAGCCGAAGTCAAGGGAGAAATTGTTGAAGTCCTTGTTGAAAATGGACAGTTAGTTGAATACGGCCAAGAACTTTTCTTAGTGAAGCCGGAGTAG
- a CDS encoding Asp23/Gls24 family envelope stress response protein, with amino-acid sequence MSENHLIHMADDKSDLGKVEISPEVIEVITGLAASEIEGIAMLRGNFASGVAERLGRKSAHGKGVKVDLSSDGVKLDVFVITNYGVSIPEVCHKVQENIVQTLRNMTAIQVLSVDVHVVGVHFETKNEQEATKKN; translated from the coding sequence ATGTCAGAAAATCATCTGATTCACATGGCTGATGATAAGAGTGATTTAGGGAAAGTGGAGATCTCTCCTGAAGTAATTGAAGTGATTACAGGTCTTGCAGCATCAGAGATAGAAGGAATTGCTATGCTCAGAGGTAACTTTGCGTCTGGAGTAGCCGAGAGGCTAGGGCGTAAAAGTGCTCATGGTAAAGGTGTTAAAGTAGACTTAAGTAGTGACGGCGTTAAGCTGGATGTCTTTGTCATAACAAATTATGGTGTATCCATTCCGGAAGTTTGTCACAAGGTACAGGAAAACATCGTTCAGACGTTAAGAAACATGACGGCAATTCAAGTTTTATCTGTTGACGTTCATGTGGTAGGTGTTCATTTCGAGACGAAAAATGAACAAGAGGCTACTAAAAAGAACTAA
- a CDS encoding SpoIIIAH-like family protein: MILKRQTVWLLTMLSLIIVLSVYYISMDRVQDPQTAVTDLEEATNSESMEEELEFEWVDGEDVTFVELDDVEDVLGDTGLSEQMPTDEMFDTIRLQRQDARGRLNEEYTNVIVSAETDPEIQVEALEKIENLQAMSQQEEMVETIIRSKGYEDALVMTEDNQVNIYVKSNELTTEQVTEINQLAYEHLGIESIRVGFQSGD, from the coding sequence ATGATTTTAAAAAGACAAACAGTATGGTTATTAACGATGTTAAGTTTAATTATTGTCCTTTCGGTGTATTATATTTCAATGGATCGCGTGCAAGACCCGCAAACAGCCGTTACAGATCTTGAAGAAGCAACTAATAGTGAGTCAATGGAGGAAGAATTAGAGTTCGAATGGGTGGATGGCGAAGATGTCACGTTTGTGGAACTGGACGATGTGGAAGATGTCTTAGGGGACACTGGACTATCAGAACAAATGCCTACCGATGAAATGTTTGATACAATCCGCTTGCAACGTCAAGATGCAAGAGGACGATTAAATGAAGAGTATACGAATGTGATTGTTTCAGCTGAAACGGATCCGGAAATCCAAGTTGAAGCACTAGAAAAAATTGAAAACCTTCAAGCGATGTCTCAACAGGAAGAAATGGTTGAAACGATCATTCGGTCAAAAGGATATGAAGATGCACTCGTCATGACAGAAGACAATCAAGTTAATATTTACGTAAAATCAAATGAATTAACAACTGAGCAAGTAACTGAGATCAACCAACTAGCCTATGAGCATTTAGGTATTGAGTCAATTAGAGTTGGTTTTCAATCTGGTGATTAA